One window from the genome of Alkalihalobacillus sp. LMS6 encodes:
- the speB gene encoding agmatinase — protein sequence MRFDESYSGKVFIMSRATYEEADAVIYGMPMDWTVSFRPGSRFGPARIRESSLGLEEYSPYADKHLEEVSYFDAGDMPLPFGNAAKSLDMVEDYVEGLLNDGKFPLGLGGEHLLSWPIFKAMYRKYPDLAIIHIDAHADLREEYEGEVLSHSTPIRKACGLIGPENVYSFGIRSGMREEFAYAKESGMNLFKFDVVEPLKRVLPKLKGRNVYVTIDIDVLDPAFAPGTGTAEAGGITSKELLEAQIHLANADLNIVGADLVEVAPAYDPSEQTTIAASKFVREMLLGWVNKR from the coding sequence ATGCGTTTTGATGAGTCTTACTCCGGAAAAGTGTTTATTATGAGTCGTGCAACTTACGAGGAAGCGGATGCGGTGATTTACGGCATGCCGATGGACTGGACTGTGTCGTTTCGTCCAGGCTCTCGCTTTGGTCCTGCGCGCATTCGTGAATCTTCCCTCGGTTTAGAAGAGTATAGCCCGTATGCAGACAAGCATCTAGAAGAAGTGTCGTATTTTGATGCAGGGGATATGCCGCTTCCATTTGGAAATGCTGCGAAGAGCTTAGACATGGTTGAAGACTATGTAGAAGGTTTGTTAAACGATGGCAAATTTCCTCTTGGGTTAGGTGGGGAGCATTTGTTGTCATGGCCAATTTTTAAAGCGATGTATCGGAAGTATCCAGACTTGGCGATTATTCACATTGATGCTCACGCTGATTTGCGTGAAGAGTATGAAGGAGAAGTGTTATCTCATTCTACCCCGATTCGTAAAGCATGCGGGCTTATTGGTCCGGAAAATGTGTATTCATTTGGCATTCGTTCTGGTATGCGTGAAGAGTTCGCATATGCGAAAGAGTCAGGCATGAATTTATTTAAGTTTGATGTGGTCGAGCCCCTGAAGCGCGTACTTCCTAAGCTAAAAGGGCGAAATGTGTATGTGACAATTGATATTGATGTGCTTGACCCTGCGTTTGCTCCTGGAACTGGAACGGCTGAAGCAGGCGGCATTACGTCAAAAGAGTTGTTGGAAGCACAAATCCATTTAGCAAATGCTGACTTGAATATTGTTGGAGCTGATTTAGTTGAGGTAGCTCCGGCATACGATCCAAGCGAACAGACGACGATCGCTGCTAGTAAGTTTGTTCGTGAAATGCTATTAGGTTGGGTAAATAAACGGTAG
- the speE gene encoding spermidine synthase yields MEFWFTEKQTERFGITMKIKRTLHTEKTPFQQLDMVETEEFGNMLLLDGMVMTTEKDEFVYHEMVTHVPLFTHPNPKHVLVVGGGDGGAIREVIKHPSVEKATLVDIDGKVIEYSKKYLPTIASALEDERVDVQVDDGFMHIAKSENEYDVIMVDSTEPVGPAAKLFERGFYEGISKALKEDGIFVAQTDNPWFHQELITNVYKDVKEIFPITRLYTCNIPTYPSGMWTFTIGSKKHDPLNVEASRFHELDTKYYTKDIHNAAFVLPKFVQDLLK; encoded by the coding sequence GTGGAATTTTGGTTTACAGAAAAACAAACAGAACGTTTTGGGATTACAATGAAAATAAAGCGAACGCTGCACACGGAAAAAACACCTTTTCAGCAGCTTGATATGGTAGAAACAGAAGAATTTGGGAACATGCTTTTACTTGATGGCATGGTCATGACGACTGAAAAAGACGAGTTCGTTTATCATGAAATGGTGACGCATGTGCCTTTGTTTACGCATCCAAACCCTAAGCATGTTCTTGTTGTAGGCGGAGGAGACGGCGGTGCAATCCGTGAAGTTATTAAGCATCCTTCTGTCGAAAAAGCAACTCTTGTTGATATTGATGGAAAAGTGATTGAGTACTCGAAGAAATATTTGCCGACGATTGCATCTGCGCTAGAGGATGAGCGTGTTGATGTCCAAGTAGATGACGGCTTTATGCATATTGCGAAATCAGAGAATGAATACGATGTGATCATGGTAGATTCTACGGAACCTGTTGGTCCAGCAGCAAAGTTATTTGAACGTGGCTTTTACGAAGGCATTTCAAAAGCGTTAAAGGAAGACGGGATTTTTGTAGCGCAAACGGATAACCCTTGGTTCCATCAAGAGTTAATTACCAATGTTTATAAAGACGTAAAAGAAATCTTTCCAATTACGCGACTGTACACATGTAACATTCCAACTTATCCAAGTGGCATGTGGACGTTTACAATTGGATCAAAGAAACATGATCCATTAAATGTGGAAGCGTCTCGTTTCCACGAACTTGATACAAAGTATTATACAAAAGACATTCATAATGCTGCATTTGTACTACCAAAATTCGTTCAAGATTTATTGAAGTAA
- a CDS encoding transglycosylase domain-containing protein: MIPATRGRNKRVKQLKWLAKFTFLAFMCVIISIIALLSYTRMQGPPPMELAFPTQFLANDGSMIDSEEAGQNRTSVSLEEMSPYLVDATIAIEDRKFFSHYGFDIKRIGGAILANVQSGSKEQGASTITQQYARNLYLSHEKTYLRKWNELLYALRLEMNFSKEEILEGYLNTIYYGHGNYGIEAASMHFFGKPAKNLSLAEATMIAGVPKGPSYYSPLNDLDRATSRQHTILTSMVEAGAITEQEADQAKQEKLHFVDQQAPEAQEVAPYFQDHVKALMKKQASLTEEQVKAGGLSVQTTLDPKLQQQAEELIEQHMPENELQVALVAIDPRTNEVKALVGGKDYEDSAYNRATQSKRHPGSTMKPFLYYAALENGFTPMTTFLSEPTSFTFDEGREKYEPSNYNDIYANDYITMLEAISYSDNIFAVKTHLSIGEEQLVQVAESVGLGTLKQLPSLALGAQPVSILDMANAYTALANGGKMKEPVFIKSVADGEGTNVFEQTEEQKQVLRADTTFILTDMMQGVFEPELNSYTSVTGGSVSKKLSHPTAGKSGSTPRDSWMIGYTPQLVTVVWTGYDEKTDINQFTEGQVAKRIWADFMQQAMEDELTLPFTRPSGVVMKTVDPHTGLLSNEACPGGRPTAFLMGTEPLESCSEPEETEPNEKETKPDDGLFRRFFRWIGGNEEESEHWQHRETEER; the protein is encoded by the coding sequence GTGATTCCAGCAACAAGAGGACGAAATAAGCGCGTAAAGCAACTAAAATGGCTAGCGAAATTCACATTTCTAGCATTCATGTGCGTAATCATTAGCATCATTGCTCTCTTATCCTATACAAGAATGCAAGGTCCTCCTCCGATGGAGCTCGCTTTCCCGACTCAATTCCTCGCAAACGATGGATCCATGATTGACAGTGAGGAAGCAGGCCAGAACCGAACATCTGTCTCATTAGAGGAAATGTCTCCCTATCTTGTAGATGCCACAATCGCCATTGAAGACCGAAAATTCTTCTCTCATTATGGCTTTGACATCAAACGAATTGGAGGAGCCATCTTAGCGAATGTCCAGTCTGGTTCAAAAGAACAAGGGGCTAGTACCATTACACAACAGTATGCACGTAACCTCTATCTCTCTCATGAAAAAACGTATTTGCGTAAATGGAATGAACTTCTTTATGCACTTCGTCTTGAGATGAACTTTTCAAAAGAAGAGATTTTAGAAGGCTATTTAAATACGATTTACTATGGACACGGGAATTATGGAATTGAAGCCGCTTCGATGCACTTTTTTGGAAAGCCTGCAAAGAACCTTTCCTTAGCAGAAGCGACTATGATTGCAGGCGTACCAAAAGGGCCAAGCTACTATTCACCCCTTAACGACCTTGACCGAGCTACCTCTCGCCAGCACACCATTTTAACAAGCATGGTGGAGGCAGGAGCGATTACAGAGCAAGAAGCCGACCAAGCAAAGCAAGAGAAATTACATTTCGTTGACCAGCAAGCACCAGAAGCTCAAGAAGTAGCCCCTTATTTTCAAGACCATGTAAAGGCTTTAATGAAGAAACAAGCATCCTTAACGGAGGAACAAGTAAAAGCAGGTGGATTAAGCGTGCAGACGACGCTTGATCCAAAGCTTCAGCAACAAGCAGAAGAATTAATCGAACAACATATGCCAGAAAACGAGTTACAAGTAGCGCTCGTTGCGATCGATCCGCGAACAAATGAAGTAAAAGCACTTGTTGGCGGAAAGGACTACGAAGACAGTGCATACAACCGCGCCACCCAGTCGAAGCGACATCCTGGTTCGACGATGAAGCCGTTCCTTTATTACGCGGCACTGGAAAATGGTTTTACACCTATGACCACTTTTTTAAGTGAACCGACTTCCTTTACATTTGATGAAGGTCGAGAAAAATACGAACCAAGTAACTATAACGACATTTACGCCAATGATTATATTACGATGCTTGAAGCGATTTCGTATTCAGACAATATCTTCGCCGTCAAAACGCATCTTTCCATTGGCGAAGAGCAGCTCGTTCAAGTTGCAGAGTCAGTCGGGTTAGGAACATTAAAGCAACTGCCGTCTCTTGCACTTGGCGCTCAACCCGTGTCCATTTTAGATATGGCAAATGCCTATACAGCATTAGCTAACGGTGGAAAAATGAAGGAGCCAGTATTTATTAAAAGCGTGGCGGACGGAGAAGGCACAAACGTCTTTGAACAAACCGAAGAACAGAAACAAGTTCTTCGAGCGGATACTACGTTCATTTTGACGGATATGATGCAAGGGGTTTTTGAGCCTGAACTAAATAGCTATACGTCCGTTACAGGCGGAAGTGTTTCGAAAAAGTTATCCCATCCAACAGCAGGTAAATCCGGCTCGACTCCAAGAGACAGCTGGATGATTGGCTACACCCCTCAACTTGTCACAGTTGTGTGGACAGGATACGACGAAAAAACAGACATCAACCAATTTACAGAGGGACAAGTAGCAAAACGAATTTGGGCAGATTTTATGCAGCAGGCGATGGAAGATGAATTAACCCTTCCATTTACGCGCCCTTCAGGTGTTGTGATGAAAACGGTAGATCCTCATACTGGTTTGCTTTCAAATGAGGCTTGTCCGGGTGGAAGACCAACTGCCTTCTTAATGGGAACCGAACCACTAGAATCTTGTAGCGAACCTGAAGAAACAGAACCAAATGAAAAGGAAACAAAGCCAGATGACGGTCTTTTTCGTCGCTTCTTCCGCTGGATTGGTGGAAATGAAGAAGAAAGCGAGCACTGGCAACATCGTGAAACCGAGGAGCGTTAA
- a CDS encoding GNAT family N-acetyltransferase, with protein sequence MLGPEQRKAIHTLQQIIEQEEQIKLKMNWGMLAQKDRSEAVTEDYFHYNEKGDLLGYLAIYQFGKKIESICLVEPENRRRGIAKRLLDQAYSDWHQQAAPFLINCPDQSTSGKGFCQAIGATHQFTEHQMVCREIPMPYTKEGVRIRPAVSKDLETIFCLDKEGFGLTLTVEDLPTTAEVENGTYMIEVNGQSVGKLRLEQRKQESWIYGFVLQKEERGKGFGRAVLTDVVHREVSNGKVVWLDVVTENEQALSLYKKCGFTVEGAQAYYKYEA encoded by the coding sequence ATGCTCGGCCCAGAACAAAGAAAAGCCATCCATACGCTGCAGCAAATCATTGAGCAAGAAGAACAGATTAAGCTGAAGATGAATTGGGGGATGCTAGCGCAAAAAGATCGCTCAGAAGCAGTAACAGAAGACTACTTTCATTATAATGAAAAAGGTGACTTGCTCGGTTACTTAGCGATCTATCAGTTTGGGAAGAAAATTGAAAGTATTTGTTTAGTAGAGCCAGAAAATCGGCGTAGAGGGATCGCAAAGAGGTTGCTTGATCAAGCGTACAGCGATTGGCATCAGCAGGCGGCGCCTTTTCTTATTAACTGCCCGGATCAATCTACTAGCGGCAAAGGATTCTGTCAGGCAATTGGCGCCACACATCAGTTCACAGAGCATCAAATGGTTTGTCGAGAGATTCCAATGCCTTATACAAAGGAAGGCGTTCGTATTCGTCCTGCCGTATCAAAAGATCTTGAAACTATATTTTGCTTGGATAAAGAGGGATTTGGTTTAACGCTCACAGTTGAAGATCTTCCTACCACCGCCGAGGTCGAAAACGGGACGTATATGATCGAAGTAAACGGACAGAGTGTTGGAAAACTGCGGCTGGAACAGCGAAAGCAAGAAAGCTGGATCTATGGGTTTGTTCTACAGAAAGAAGAACGGGGGAAAGGGTTTGGACGAGCAGTATTAACGGATGTCGTCCATCGAGAGGTGAGCAACGGAAAAGTTGTATGGCTCGACGTTGTCACAGAAAACGAGCAGGCTCTCTCCTTATATAAAAAATGTGGCTTTACGGTTGAAGGTGCGCAAGCCTACTATAAATATGAAGCGTAA
- a CDS encoding ABC transporter permease, with product MSLALKRMTGIFLKDTKDGMRNLNVWLMPIIPLGLAVFYRTIMDAESLAFFTPALLLIVFGMSAGVTQSMMIAEEKEKNTLRMLMLTPAKPYEVLIGKAGVATLFTFVATVIALLIFELSPADMLQVIVLSIPMFIIFLLLGTFVGLVSKNVSSASGLGLPIILLLSMFPLLTAGLDFAFIETISQGIAPVVYSELIISMMNEGWSATSAMNWLVLFIWLLATLVITYIAYRKNAYD from the coding sequence ATGAGTTTAGCGTTAAAACGAATGACAGGTATTTTCTTAAAAGATACAAAGGATGGGATGCGCAATTTAAATGTTTGGCTCATGCCGATAATCCCTTTAGGTCTTGCCGTGTTTTATCGAACAATTATGGATGCGGAAAGCCTTGCTTTTTTCACACCAGCACTCCTGTTAATCGTCTTTGGAATGAGTGCAGGTGTAACGCAGTCAATGATGATCGCAGAAGAGAAGGAAAAAAATACGCTACGAATGCTGATGCTTACCCCAGCTAAACCATATGAAGTGTTGATTGGAAAGGCTGGAGTAGCCACACTCTTTACGTTTGTTGCTACGGTTATTGCGTTGCTTATCTTTGAACTATCTCCAGCAGATATGCTGCAAGTGATCGTGCTGTCTATTCCAATGTTTATCATTTTTCTTCTTTTAGGCACATTTGTTGGGTTAGTTAGTAAAAACGTTTCATCTGCATCGGGACTCGGGTTGCCGATTATTCTCTTATTAAGCATGTTTCCGCTTTTAACAGCGGGCTTAGATTTTGCTTTTATTGAAACCATTTCCCAGGGAATAGCACCTGTTGTCTATTCAGAGCTAATAATTTCTATGATGAACGAAGGTTGGTCGGCAACAAGCGCCATGAACTGGCTTGTCTTATTTATTTGGCTACTTGCCACTCTTGTGATTACGTATATCGCCTATCGAAAAAATGCGTATGATTAA
- a CDS encoding ABC transporter ATP-binding protein, whose product MTSILELTNVSKVYGDKKALNEVDLPIQKGEIFGLLGPSGSGKTTMLKLLTGQIKPSAGTVHAYGAKVNVESSEWMSVIGIMTDNSALYERLTVYDNLNLFASLFSIDEKEEQINNVLQAVQLENEKKTIAKNLSKGMKQRVMLARALLHEPEVLFLDEPTSALDPATTAHVHTALKQLNENGTTIFITTHNMEEAETLCDRVAFLHEGEIATIDTPRNLRLAHSEKKILVHAGGDVHTLSQNEADADILASLMREQSIDTIHSQEPTLGEIFIKLTGGRLT is encoded by the coding sequence ATGACATCCATTCTAGAATTAACGAATGTGTCAAAAGTATATGGAGACAAAAAAGCGTTGAACGAAGTAGATTTGCCCATCCAAAAAGGAGAAATATTTGGACTGCTTGGCCCGAGTGGATCAGGAAAAACAACCATGCTTAAATTGTTAACAGGGCAAATCAAACCGTCCGCAGGGACCGTTCATGCTTATGGGGCAAAAGTAAATGTAGAATCAAGTGAGTGGATGTCTGTAATTGGAATCATGACGGACAATAGTGCACTGTACGAGCGCTTGACTGTGTACGATAATTTAAACTTATTTGCTTCCCTCTTTTCCATTGATGAGAAGGAGGAGCAGATAAACAACGTGCTTCAAGCGGTTCAATTAGAAAATGAGAAAAAAACCATTGCGAAAAACCTATCTAAAGGAATGAAACAGCGGGTAATGCTGGCGCGAGCTTTGCTTCACGAGCCGGAAGTCTTGTTTTTAGATGAGCCAACTTCAGCACTTGATCCGGCAACAACGGCTCATGTTCATACAGCGTTAAAGCAATTAAACGAAAATGGAACGACTATTTTTATTACAACACACAATATGGAAGAAGCCGAAACGTTGTGTGACCGAGTGGCGTTTTTGCATGAGGGAGAGATTGCAACGATCGATACCCCGAGAAATTTACGATTAGCCCATAGTGAGAAGAAGATCTTGGTTCATGCAGGTGGAGATGTGCACACGCTTAGTCAAAATGAAGCCGACGCTGATATTCTTGCATCTTTAATGCGGGAGCAATCGATCGATACGATTCATTCGCAAGAACCGACGCTTGGAGAAATTTTTATTAAGCTTACAGGGGGGCGACTCACATGA
- the pepF gene encoding oligoendopeptidase F, whose protein sequence is MTTYSSRKEVPDHEKWDLTDLFQNEQEWQTKLEECESICDELQTYNGAIHNGSDLLAYLKKQEELSLHLRKVFAYTMFLTDIDTRDSHAQKLSGRTTKLGVKVSESTAFFMPFLLSLDEDTLQSYLKEEKELEYFEDELWKSFRFKDHVLSKEKEELLSQLSESFQAPGATFNMLNNADIQFGEVTNEDGEKVQLTRGMYAKLIEDEDREKRKEAYKAYYKPYVELNNTIATTLGAEIKTNAAMAKVRNYESALQKALFADDIDPTVYDQLIEAARTHIKPLHEYSRLRKEKLGVDELRQYDLNASIVPGVKAEIPYEEAYATMIDALQPLGDDYIERLKEFKDKRYIDVRETPAKRSGAYNMGVYGVHPFVLLNHHDDLNSLFTLVHEMGHALHSHYSSKHQPQITANYRIFVAEVASTVNEVLLINHLLKETSDEKMRAYLLNHFIEQFRGTFFTQVMFADFEKQTHEKAEKGEALNAESLNELYEELFRLYNGPDIVFDDEVKYGWSRIPHFYRAFYVYQYATGFASAIQIATNILDGDQEVLDSYLEFLKSGSSAEPLDLLKATGVDLTTPEPIEAAMKKFAELVDELKKL, encoded by the coding sequence ATGACAACTTACTCATCTCGTAAAGAAGTGCCTGACCACGAAAAATGGGATTTAACCGATTTATTTCAGAACGAACAAGAATGGCAAACAAAGCTAGAAGAATGCGAATCCATTTGCGATGAGTTACAAACGTATAATGGTGCGATCCACAATGGTTCTGACCTTTTGGCGTACTTAAAAAAGCAAGAGGAGCTTTCACTTCATCTTAGAAAAGTGTTTGCGTACACAATGTTTTTAACTGATATTGATACACGTGATTCCCACGCTCAAAAGTTAAGTGGTCGTACAACAAAATTAGGCGTAAAAGTAAGCGAGTCAACGGCTTTCTTCATGCCATTTCTCTTAAGTTTAGATGAAGATACGCTTCAATCCTACTTAAAAGAAGAAAAGGAACTGGAATACTTTGAAGATGAATTATGGAAATCGTTCCGCTTTAAAGACCACGTTCTTTCCAAAGAAAAAGAAGAGCTTTTATCCCAATTAAGCGAATCATTTCAAGCTCCTGGGGCGACGTTCAATATGCTAAATAATGCGGATATTCAGTTTGGCGAAGTAACAAACGAAGACGGCGAAAAGGTGCAGTTAACAAGAGGCATGTACGCGAAGTTGATTGAAGATGAAGATCGCGAAAAACGTAAAGAAGCGTATAAAGCATATTACAAACCTTACGTGGAGCTTAATAATACGATCGCGACTACACTTGGTGCAGAAATTAAAACCAATGCGGCGATGGCTAAAGTTCGAAATTATGAATCCGCCTTGCAAAAAGCGCTTTTTGCTGATGACATTGACCCAACCGTCTATGATCAATTAATTGAAGCCGCACGAACTCATATTAAGCCACTTCATGAATACAGTCGATTAAGAAAAGAGAAACTTGGTGTTGATGAGCTTCGTCAATACGATTTAAATGCTTCAATCGTGCCTGGTGTCAAAGCTGAAATTCCTTATGAAGAGGCATATGCTACAATGATTGATGCGCTCCAACCATTAGGTGACGATTACATCGAACGACTCAAAGAATTTAAAGATAAGCGCTATATTGATGTACGCGAAACACCAGCCAAACGCTCGGGTGCCTACAATATGGGGGTTTACGGTGTTCATCCATTTGTTCTTTTAAATCACCATGACGACCTGAACAGCTTGTTTACCCTTGTCCATGAAATGGGGCACGCGCTCCATAGTCATTATTCAAGTAAACACCAACCACAAATTACAGCGAACTACCGTATTTTTGTGGCAGAAGTAGCTTCAACCGTAAATGAGGTATTGTTAATCAACCATTTACTTAAAGAAACATCCGATGAGAAAATGCGTGCATACTTGCTCAATCACTTTATTGAGCAATTCCGTGGGACATTTTTTACACAAGTAATGTTCGCTGACTTTGAAAAACAAACCCACGAAAAAGCAGAAAAAGGCGAAGCTCTAAATGCGGAAAGTTTAAACGAGTTATATGAAGAATTATTCCGCCTTTACAATGGCCCAGACATCGTCTTTGATGACGAAGTAAAATATGGCTGGTCCCGCATTCCTCATTTCTACCGTGCCTTTTATGTGTATCAATACGCAACTGGATTTGCGTCTGCCATCCAAATTGCCACAAACATCTTAGACGGTGACCAAGAAGTGTTGGATTCGTATCTTGAATTCTTAAAAAGCGGTAGTTCTGCGGAACCACTTGACTTATTGAAAGCAACAGGCGTTGATTTAACAACACCTGAGCCAATTGAAGCCGCAATGAAAAAATTCGCCGAGCTCGTCGATGAACTGAAAAAACTATAA
- a CDS encoding YwhD family protein: MIVDLLNNNNLKKAKKSSNFTILSNESDSTDGHGGYGAGLINLDHMTPLFINIDEQEAFVDMGALHARADVEKRVKFIPTLEDVPTEGMKRYWLIWITIDTKDKKPYYSGIGACYMTVNKAAKRGYKSMPEHVNQMDKALKGKVSVEKMDEPSRQVLADFLKAHSEDIWNESTTLHEALKV, translated from the coding sequence ATGATTGTGGATTTGCTCAATAATAATAATTTAAAGAAGGCGAAAAAGTCTTCGAACTTTACGATTCTTAGTAACGAATCTGATTCTACCGATGGCCACGGCGGTTACGGCGCTGGCTTGATAAATTTAGATCATATGACGCCTTTATTTATTAATATTGACGAACAGGAAGCGTTTGTTGATATGGGCGCACTACATGCACGTGCTGATGTGGAAAAACGTGTGAAGTTTATTCCAACATTGGAAGATGTTCCAACAGAAGGAATGAAGCGGTATTGGTTGATTTGGATAACCATTGATACAAAAGATAAGAAGCCATATTACAGTGGGATTGGCGCTTGCTATATGACGGTTAATAAAGCTGCAAAGCGCGGGTATAAGAGTATGCCTGAGCATGTGAATCAGATGGATAAAGCGTTAAAAGGAAAAGTATCTGTCGAAAAGATGGATGAGCCGTCACGTCAAGTATTGGCTGATTTTTTGAAGGCGCATAGTGAGGATATTTGGAACGAATCAACAACGCTTCATGAAGCGCTAAAAGTTTGA
- a CDS encoding processed acidic surface protein: MKRLLSLSLIFTLIFALVAPNLSFAHSLDRDELNEYLEYIEMTEEELEIYLNDRWQTALDEFGSVEELEAWLGDLLTEEDYYALLDEFGITEEEFLALLEELMVTMDYFIFYDDLFYFLVAYYGYTEEDFLIDVYTEILRNYLDAFELEDTEARNLMEHFLEVRKSNENLAADLNALKERGLSFKDGEFESIRELTPQEIAELFAIGEKAIDLLDLKPEYFIDAEGKEKQRANLQDLMKNGITKGYDLRVELSNTSGDYLADFYITAAMFNSHFVKGLLDDVSNIGDKVDEKLNETPVVEKHEKPSKEAPTSDGSGSNAPPSGTTNTSTEKLTKTVDGAKMPKTSSYYPLYALLGLGLMASGLFVFRRLMKKEAV, from the coding sequence ATGAAACGATTACTGTCCTTATCACTTATTTTCACTTTGATTTTTGCGCTTGTTGCACCGAATCTTAGTTTTGCCCATTCGTTAGATCGGGACGAGCTTAACGAATACTTAGAGTACATAGAAATGACGGAAGAAGAGCTTGAAATTTATTTAAACGACCGTTGGCAAACTGCTTTAGATGAATTTGGATCGGTTGAAGAGCTAGAGGCTTGGTTAGGTGATTTACTAACTGAAGAAGATTACTACGCTTTACTCGATGAATTTGGCATTACTGAAGAAGAATTCCTTGCTTTATTAGAAGAACTAATGGTCACGATGGATTATTTTATTTTCTATGATGACTTGTTTTACTTTTTAGTGGCTTATTATGGCTACACTGAAGAAGATTTTTTAATTGATGTATATACTGAAATTTTAAGAAACTATCTAGATGCGTTTGAATTAGAGGACACAGAAGCTAGAAATTTAATGGAGCATTTTCTTGAAGTTAGAAAAAGTAACGAAAATCTAGCTGCTGATTTAAATGCATTAAAAGAGCGCGGGCTATCGTTTAAAGATGGAGAGTTTGAATCGATTCGAGAGCTTACCCCTCAAGAGATTGCAGAATTATTTGCAATCGGAGAAAAAGCGATTGATCTTTTAGATCTTAAACCTGAATATTTTATTGATGCAGAAGGCAAAGAAAAGCAAAGAGCCAATCTACAAGATCTAATGAAGAATGGAATTACGAAAGGCTATGATCTTCGAGTGGAGCTAAGCAATACAAGTGGAGACTACTTAGCAGACTTTTATATCACTGCCGCAATGTTCAACTCCCATTTTGTCAAAGGACTTCTTGACGATGTAAGCAACATTGGTGACAAAGTAGACGAAAAATTAAACGAAACACCCGTTGTAGAAAAACACGAAAAGCCATCAAAAGAAGCACCTACATCTGACGGCTCTGGTTCAAACGCGCCTCCATCTGGTACAACTAACACTTCAACTGAAAAATTAACAAAAACCGTAGATGGTGCGAAAATGCCTAAGACATCAAGCTACTACCCGCTTTATGCATTACTCGGTTTAGGGTTAATGGCTTCTGGCTTGTTCGTTTTCCGCCGTTTAATGAAAAAAGAGGCAGTATAA
- a CDS encoding class D sortase, whose protein sequence is MARAKKRNVKKIVLSVFAVVLIAFGAYLTTTTGFKILHGYALFRMMPEEEKLVAYNLSGKGESDQVLASTVNPEVSEWQPAIGEVMGKLTIPAMDSSWPIIHGTGDDELDRGVGHFDGSVLPGENDNSVLSGHNNTVFHHLGDVGEGDEIIVETKSGVFTYEVHTVRIVDEDDRTVIVSTDDAQLTVTTCYPFHVVGFAPERYVLVADLVDSQFNQSLALFSE, encoded by the coding sequence ATGGCTCGCGCAAAAAAGCGAAACGTGAAAAAGATCGTGTTATCGGTCTTTGCTGTTGTACTCATCGCTTTTGGTGCTTATCTTACAACGACTACAGGGTTTAAAATTTTACATGGCTATGCCCTTTTTAGAATGATGCCAGAGGAAGAGAAATTGGTCGCTTACAACCTTTCAGGAAAAGGGGAAAGCGACCAAGTCCTTGCCTCAACCGTTAACCCTGAAGTGAGTGAGTGGCAACCAGCGATAGGTGAAGTAATGGGCAAGTTAACGATACCAGCCATGGATTCAAGCTGGCCCATTATCCACGGCACTGGTGACGATGAGCTTGACCGGGGTGTTGGCCATTTTGACGGGAGCGTCCTTCCTGGAGAAAATGACAATAGCGTCTTATCTGGTCACAACAATACGGTGTTTCACCACCTTGGTGATGTTGGTGAAGGAGACGAGATTATCGTTGAAACGAAGAGCGGCGTGTTCACATACGAAGTGCATACCGTTCGCATTGTCGATGAAGATGATCGCACGGTCATTGTTTCTACAGATGATGCGCAATTAACAGTAACGACTTGTTATCCATTCCATGTCGTCGGCTTTGCGCCTGAGCGTTATGTCCTCGTTGCTGACTTAGTGGATTCACAGTTTAACCAATCTTTGGCGCTTTTTAGTGAATAA
- a CDS encoding 2-hydroxymuconate tautomerase: MLLERSFFMPIVTVQMLEGRSDDQKRALVEKVTAAVSETIDAPKERISVVIDEMKPTNFGVAGIRQSDK, from the coding sequence ATGCTACTTGAAAGGAGTTTTTTTATGCCAATTGTTACCGTTCAAATGCTTGAAGGTCGTAGCGATGATCAAAAACGAGCACTTGTGGAAAAAGTAACCGCAGCCGTTTCAGAAACAATCGATGCACCAAAAGAACGCATCTCTGTTGTCATTGATGAAATGAAACCAACAAACTTTGGTGTTGCTGGAATTAGACAAAGCGATAAATAA